DNA from Tripterygium wilfordii isolate XIE 37 chromosome 4, ASM1340144v1, whole genome shotgun sequence:
GGCTTGGActggttatgtttgaaacttggAAGGCATGCTAAAATTCTCCCCCCATTGAATTGCAATGCCGTCTGTTTGTCAGAAACACATTGCAACACATCTTGATCCTTCTTACTACAAAAAACCACATAGACGATACCTCGATAGCTACACAACTATATTGTTGTGTTTCTTACATTCTGCGATGGATGGCTCTTGTCATGGAGCTGCAAGCACTGTGATATACTTGATAGGCTTTATGTGCCTGCGCAATCATGGAAAGAACTACTACCTGAATCAGACACAATAAAGGAACAAAAAGCATATAGATGAACATTTACAGAATTTAAAGCAGAGTGTTAATACACGAGATACTAAAACACAGATGACAAGTACAGAAAATAATCTCCAAATGCCGAGACCAGGTCCTTTAGGTTTGGGAAGAGAgttaattgaacaaaaaagttcaAGCTGCACATAAAGTTTCCAAGGAATGGGCAGCATCATTTCTCGCAATTGTTAGTTGTTGATCTTTTATATCTCCTCGTTAAGGCAGTGCAACAAGTAGTAGTTTCATAAGGAAACTCATTAATCCAAAAATTGCACATGAAAGCCGAAAAAAGGCAACTCCAAGGGGATATttaaaattgaatttattataaGTAATGAGCCAGACTACTTGTTTGAGTTCTCCGTAACTGCTTTCAAATTACGAACAatcaaataacaaaatcaaggtCTTAATGGAAGATAAGAAGAGAGGGTATCATGTAAACCAGGAAGGCTTCATCATTATCGTTAAAACTGTATTACCAAAATATTTTGGGGTTGGCTATAATCAATGGGACCATTTTAGTTGGTAATCATTACAGGGATTCTCCACTGCCGTTTGCTTCAGTGTAAAACTTTCCACTAATCCAGTAAAAATAAACCAACAGTTATAATACAAGTGTTTAACAGGCAAAACAAGAGTTGTAAGCGTACCTGTAAACAAGGTGGAGGCCAAAACAAACAGGTTCCACTGCACCCTTCAATGATCTTGTGAAATTTTATGTTTCTTTGACTTCCTTGCATGGTTATCGTTCAAGGAAGATGCTCCCTCAGTACCAACCATGCTTTCCCTCATTCCCATTTCTCCTACCCTTTCTTTTCGCCTCTTTGCACTATAGATTTGATTACATTGTATATTTAAAATCAGAAATATGTGATAACTTAAATGAAGTTCAAAGATTATAAGGTCAGTTGAAAACCTGTCAGTCTGTACACTATCTTCCGAAATTCTATCCAACCGACGAATGCTTCCAGTGTTATCTGGCATTAATGATCCAGAAATGTGCAGAACAGCTTCGTCAAAACTGCACACACATTTGAAAATAATGTTACCCATATGCTTGAAAGAGTTTACTAAACCAAGTCATAATAAATTTCAGCTGAAAACACTTCAACTGGCAACTCTAAATAAACAACTAAATTTCCACAAGAAGTCAAAAAGCACATCAACGTACTCAACCAATATGTAAACAAAAGTGATAACCAGATCAGCCAAATTAAAGAACATGGATGATCTCATTCCATCTCATCGAGATAACAGACATGGGAAGACGCTGGATGATCTTTCTCCTAGTCTGGTCCTTATTGAGATTACTCCCTGCTTGAAGCTCACTTGCTCTGCTGGAACGAAACCCAGCTGATTACCAATAGATTCAGGGCAACTGACCAGACTTTCCTAGATCACGCACAGAGTAGGAGCATATGATTGATAGATTTCTTATTGGAGTTACAAAGGCAGCACCTGTTTGCCAGATGAAAACCCGTCTTTTGCAGGTTGTCAATTCCAACTAATTGCTCTTATACGAGCAGTGTCTCACAACAACCCAGAGGTCATGAGTCCAAAACCTGGAAATAGCCTCACCAAATTAATCAATGCATTAAGCGGCATATATCATGCGCTCTCTGACCCTGTGTTCACAACAGGAGCCTCAatttgtttggactttggacttTGGAATTAAAATTTGACATTGACAGTTTGACACAATCACATGCACTGATTGTCAAAGTGAATACAAATATGTATAGACAAAAAAGCTATCAATATGGAAAAATTTCAAAGCTAATTGCGTAGGCCAGAACACTTGGAAAGAACTGAACATGTTTATCTACAAATTTCTGCAATAGGAAATCAAGAgggaaatttcaattttctagCCAACAACAAGCTAGAATAACAAAAAAGAGCTAAAATATCCCCAATCAGGTATAATTTCTAATATATTGCACCGATTGACCAGTACAACCAAAACTTTTTGAATGCAATGGTGAGGGGTGGTTAATGGAAAAGATGACATCGTTAAAAAGCGAACAGAATTAAAGGAAGACTATATTTTACCTCTTGATCAAGAAACGTATCATAGTTCCAACCTTTATAACATGTCGTTTGTTCAATCTGTTGGCAAATACTTCTTCACCCTTTCTCTGcgaataattaatttataaacaaGTTAATTAACAAACAATGACAGAATCAGCCAAGTGTTAATTTTAGAATAAAAACGACAATAGATGGCAAAAGATCAAGATAGAGAATTACTAACAGTTTCATATTTGAATTCTTTACGGATATCTTCGTACGCTATAATGGCAGATGAAAAACCAAGAACGATGACATGAATGGATTCCGGCGTGATTTTCACCACCTTCCCTTCTGGAtgttaaaaaggaaaatgaatgtCAAAGACAAAAGTATTTAACATATAatgcttggttttttttttttttctccttttaatGTGATACTAAATAAAAATCCAGCAATACAAAAGAGAAAGTCATACAGAGCCATCCTGAATAGTTTTTATTAGTTGAATAAAAGATTATGCTATGCCTGCTAAATAGAGTAAGCAAAGATTTACACTTCATGAAACAGTGGCAGATCCAAGATTTTTATTTGGTGGGGGCCATTACTAGTTGACAGTTCCAAAAAAACTTAGGTGAGGACAAAATTAGAATTATAAATGAGCAATAATTTTGCTAGAACTTTCTTCAATCTAATTTTCCTCAAGCAAATATCAAACTTAGTAAAATTTGTTACACCTTTTATATATAGAGCTTTTCATTCCTggaattttacttattttatatatatgcaaacaTAATGTTTAGGATTATTAATAAACCTAATTTATGTAGTAGAGGCATAATATATTTCAAACACTTAATAAGACTTAAGTTTTATCACTTTTCTTAACAAAAATTGCCTTAACCCCCCAACCCAACCCCAATACGCCATTGGCAAGAAAGTAATTGTTAAACTGTACATGATACATAAACTAGATTTCCTTAAAAGTTGCatacccataaaaaaaaaagaagtaatgtGAAATGCATGGAAAACTACCTATAAGCATTTCTTGCTTTGGTGAAAAAACTAATAAGTTTGCTTTCAATTTAACAGCCAAATACGGGTAAATCCCTGGGAGAACTTTTGAGTAGTTATCCAAAATGTTGAAATCATAAGCCAATACAATGCCTTCAAAAGTTTCATTAAACCTGTGGAGACGGACAGAATGTGGAAATTACAGCTACATTAGAAAAGAAGGAATTAAACAACAGTAGATAGCTCAACAATTGTATAACTTACAAAAATTATACATCTGTACCCTGGCATTTTTGTAGTACCATGACATATCAATACTGATTTACTTACACGACCAGAGGA
Protein-coding regions in this window:
- the LOC119997308 gene encoding probable DNA-directed RNA polymerase I subunit RPA43 isoform X1, with protein sequence MEGMHVSEANLIVYVHPSKHNKIHQAILRNLSSLLFQFNETFEGIVLAYDFNILDNYSKVLPGIYPYLAVKLKANLLVFSPKQEMLIEGKVVKITPESIHVIVLGFSSAIIAYEDIRKEFKYETRKGEEVFANRLNKRHVIKVGTMIRFLIKSFDEAVLHISGSLMPDNTGSIRRLDRISEDSVQTDSAKRRKERVGEMGMRESMVGTEGASSLNDNHARKSKKHKISQDH
- the LOC119997308 gene encoding uncharacterized protein LOC119997308 isoform X2, whose amino-acid sequence is MEGMHVSEANLIVYVHPSKHNKIHQAILRNLSSLLFQFNETFEGIVLAYDFNILDNYSKVLPGIYPYLAVKLKANLLVFSPKQEMLIGKVVKITPESIHVIVLGFSSAIIAYEDIRKEFKYETRKGEEVFANRLNKRHVIKVGTMIRFLIKSFDEAVLHISGSLMPDNTGSIRRLDRISEDSVQTDSAKRRKERVGEMGMRESMVGTEGASSLNDNHARKSKKHKISQDH